A single window of Oreochromis aureus strain Israel breed Guangdong linkage group 7, ZZ_aureus, whole genome shotgun sequence DNA harbors:
- the slc1a2b gene encoding excitatory amino acid transporter 2b isoform X1, protein MYIALTSTPPEMNANSMPKQVEVRMHESHLEPIEARPQSKCAQICSKMFKNLLLTLTVLGVILGAVAGMLLRVASPIHPDIVMVIAFPGDILMRMLKMLILPLIISSLITGLAGLDAKSSGRLGTRAMVYYMTTTVIAAILGVILVLVIHPGNPKLKENLGEGEKNDDVSSLDAFFDLIRNLFPENLVQACFQQIQTVTKKVEVVIEEDVNATTMEGLVANITKEPQYVIKKSLQFKSGMNVLGLIGFFIAFGICMGKMGEKARLMIEFFNILNEIVMKLVIMIMWYSPFGIACLICGKIISIKDLEVVARQLGMYMVTVIIGLIIHGAIFLPSIYFVITRKNPFTFFLGIFQAWITALGTASSAGTLPVTFRCLEENLGIDKRVTRFVLPVGATINMDGTALYEAVAAIFIAQMNGVNLDPGQIITVSLTATLASVGAASIPSAGLVTMLLILTAVGLPTQDISLLVAVDWLLDRFRTSVNVVGDSYGAGIVYHMSKAELDELDAHMAKSDDIEMMTKTQSYYDDMKNHHENNSNQCVLTATDTTTASATANNSVVVDECKVTSATNGSAAECTLVEEEPWKHE, encoded by the exons GTGTGATCTTGGGGGCTGTAGCAGGGATGCTGCTTCGTGTTGCTTCCCCAATCCACCCAGATATTGTCATGGTAATTGCTTTTCCTGGAGACATCCTGATGAGGATGCTGAAGATGTTGATCCTGCCACTCATTATCTCCAGTTTAATCACAG GTCTAGCCGGTCTTGATGCCAAATCTAGCGGTCGCCTGGGCACCAGAGCTATGGTCTACTACATGACAACCACAGTTATTGCTGCTATCCTGGGAGTTATCCTGGTGTTAGTCATCCACCCTGGCAACCCCAAACTGAAGGAGAATCTTGGCGAGGGCGAGAAAAATGATGATGTGTCTAGTCTGGATGCCTTCTTTGATCTGATCAGGAACCTTTTCCCAGAGAATCTGGTGCAGGCTTGTTTCCAACAG ATTCAGACAGTCACAAAGAAGGTGGAGGTGGTTATTGAGGAGGATGTCAATGCCACCACTATGGAGGGCCTAGTGGCTAACATTACAAAGGAGCCTCAGTACGTCATCAAAAAGTCACTGCAGTTCAAAAGTGGGATGAATGTTTTGG GTCTGATTGGTTTCTTTATTGCATTTGGCATCTGCATGGGCAAGATGGGAGAGAAGGCCAGGCTCATGATTGAATTCTTCAATATCCTCAATGAGATTGTGATGAAACTTGTCATCATGATCATGTG GTACTCTCCCTTTGGTATTGCCTGTTTGATTTGTGGCAAGATCATTTCCATTAAGGATCTAGAGGTCGTGGCTAGGCAGCTGGGCATGTACATGGTGACAGTGATCATTGGCCTCATTATCCACGGAGCAATTTTCCTCCCCAGCATTTACTTTGTTATCACCAGGAAAAACCCCTTCACCTTCTTCCTGGGCATCTTCCAGGCCTGGATTACTGCTCTGGGGACAGCCTCCAG TGCTGGTACACTACCGGTCACCTTCCGTTGTCTGGAAGAGAATTTGGGTATTGACAAAAGAGTCACTCGTTTTGTGCTCCCAGTCGGTGCCACCATCAACATGGATGGAACTGCTCTGTATGAGGCTGTGGCTGCCATTTTCATTGCCCAGATGAACGGTGTCAACCTTGACCCTGGTCAGATTATCACTGTCAG TCTGACAGCCACCTTGGCCAGTGTCGGGGCTGCCAGTATTCCCAGTGCTGGCCTGGTGACTATGCTGCTGATCCTAACTGCTGTAGGCCTGCCAACCCAAGATATCAGTCTCCTGGTTGCTGTCGACTGGCTGCT TGATCGATTCAGAACCTCAGTGAACGTGGTGGGTGACTCCTACGGTGCAGGCATCGTGTACCACATGTCGAAGGCAGAGCTGGATGAGCTGGATGCACACATGGCGAAGTCGGATGACATTGAAATGATGACAAAGACCCAGTCTTATTACGATGACATGAAGAACCACCACGAAAATAATTCCAACCAGTGCGTCTTAACCGCTACCGATACCACAACTGCTAGCGCCACTGCTAACAATTCTGTTGTAGTAGATGAATGCAAG GTAACCTCAGCCACTAATGGCTCTGCTGCGGAGTGCACGCTTGTTGAGGAGGAACCATGGAAACATGAATAA